From Enterococcus mediterraneensis, the proteins below share one genomic window:
- a CDS encoding multidrug efflux MFS transporter yields the protein MLAKIKSQIARPRAPWEKNLVVLWFGTFMAGIGFSLVMPFMSLYIDTLGHFSNQELNFWSGITFSSTFLVTTIISPWWGKLADQKGRKLMLLRASLGMAVVIGLMGAVTSVYQLVALRFLQGIFSGYISNATALVATGTPREKSGQVLGTLATGSVTGTLLGPLLGGVTASAFGYRPTFFITASILALVFLLSLIFVHEEFTPVEKKDMQPAKEILKNLKYPHVIIGMFITTMIIQASNNSISPIISLYIRQLLHGHGNVTLISGIIASIPGIATLIAAPRFGRLGDRIGSERILAIGLLMAMLVYLPMAFVTNVWQLAALRFLIGISDACLLPAVQSLITKYSPQQAAGRIFSYNQSFQATGNVIGPLIGSSVSSMLGYRGVFFSTSVLVFANFLLVRHNTAEIKEKAEHETEIYSESTDVAEQPQKH from the coding sequence TTGTTAGCAAAAATCAAATCTCAGATCGCTCGACCACGAGCGCCATGGGAGAAAAATTTGGTAGTTTTGTGGTTTGGTACCTTTATGGCAGGTATCGGTTTTAGTTTGGTCATGCCCTTCATGTCGTTGTACATAGATACATTAGGTCATTTTTCCAATCAGGAATTGAATTTTTGGAGCGGGATCACCTTCTCCTCGACTTTTTTAGTAACTACTATCATCTCACCTTGGTGGGGCAAACTCGCCGATCAAAAAGGGCGTAAATTGATGCTTTTGAGAGCATCACTAGGGATGGCAGTCGTTATCGGACTGATGGGAGCAGTCACTTCCGTTTATCAATTAGTCGCGTTGCGTTTTCTGCAAGGGATCTTTTCCGGTTACATCAGTAACGCTACCGCACTGGTAGCTACAGGGACGCCTCGAGAAAAAAGCGGTCAGGTATTAGGGACATTAGCGACAGGGTCAGTCACCGGGACATTGTTGGGTCCGCTGTTAGGCGGCGTGACCGCTTCAGCTTTCGGTTACCGTCCCACATTTTTCATTACTGCAAGTATTTTAGCCCTTGTGTTTTTATTGAGCCTGATCTTTGTCCATGAAGAGTTTACACCAGTAGAGAAAAAAGACATGCAGCCAGCAAAAGAGATCCTTAAAAATCTCAAATATCCTCATGTGATCATCGGAATGTTCATTACTACTATGATCATCCAAGCTTCAAATAATTCCATCAGTCCGATCATTAGTTTGTATATTCGGCAATTATTGCACGGTCACGGCAATGTCACACTGATCAGCGGGATCATCGCTTCGATCCCTGGTATCGCTACGTTGATCGCAGCACCCCGCTTTGGTCGTTTGGGAGATCGGATCGGCAGTGAACGGATCTTGGCGATCGGTCTATTGATGGCGATGCTGGTTTATTTGCCGATGGCGTTTGTCACAAATGTTTGGCAATTGGCCGCTTTGCGCTTTTTGATCGGTATCTCTGATGCTTGTCTTTTGCCTGCTGTCCAATCGTTGATCACTAAATATTCACCACAACAGGCAGCCGGTCGGATCTTCAGTTACAATCAATCCTTTCAAGCGACCGGAAATGTGATCGGTCCATTGATCGGTTCATCTGTATCCAGTATGCTGGGCTATCGCGGCGTATTCTTTTCAACCTCTGTTCTAGTTTTCGCTAATTTCTTATTAGTACGGCACAATACCGCCGAGATCAAGGAAAAAGCGGAACACGAAACCGAAATTTATTCAGAATCGACTGATGTGGCAGAACAACCGCAAAAACATTAA
- a CDS encoding ABC transporter ATP-binding protein has protein sequence MVQMALNHVYKKYDNAENYSVTDFNLDIKDREFIVFVGPSGCGKSTTLRMIAGLEDISEGELTIGETVMNDVAPKDRDIAMVFQNYALYPHMTVFDNMAFGLKLRKYDKASIKKRVENAAEILGLTEYLDRKPAALSGGQRQRVALGRAIVRDAKVFLMDEPLSNLDAKLRVAMRAEIAKLHQRLETTTIYVTHDQTEAMTMADRIVIMKDGFIQQIGTPKEVYDTPRNVFVAGFIGSPAMNFFNVTLNNGVISDGFGLKLRIPEGKNKVLVEKGYEGKQLTFGIRPEDIHSEQVAIDASPEATVSAEVVVSELLGAESMLYTKTGDTEFISKVDARDFHKPGETIELAFNINKGHFFDKETEEVITLP, from the coding sequence ATGGTACAAATGGCTTTGAATCACGTTTATAAAAAGTATGATAATGCAGAGAACTACTCTGTTACTGACTTTAATTTAGATATCAAGGATCGTGAATTTATCGTTTTCGTCGGTCCTTCCGGTTGCGGAAAATCAACGACACTGCGAATGATCGCCGGGTTGGAGGACATTTCCGAAGGGGAATTGACGATCGGGGAAACAGTAATGAATGACGTCGCACCAAAAGACCGCGACATCGCAATGGTTTTCCAAAACTATGCGTTATATCCACACATGACTGTCTTTGACAACATGGCATTCGGATTGAAACTACGTAAATACGATAAAGCAAGTATCAAAAAACGGGTTGAAAACGCGGCTGAGATCCTTGGCTTGACGGAATACCTAGACCGCAAACCGGCTGCTCTTTCCGGTGGACAACGGCAACGTGTCGCATTAGGACGTGCCATCGTACGTGATGCAAAAGTCTTCTTGATGGATGAACCATTGTCTAACTTGGATGCGAAATTGCGGGTTGCCATGCGTGCAGAAATCGCGAAATTGCACCAACGCTTGGAAACAACAACGATCTACGTTACCCATGACCAAACCGAAGCGATGACTATGGCTGACCGGATCGTTATCATGAAAGACGGTTTCATCCAACAAATCGGTACACCAAAAGAAGTATACGATACACCTAGAAATGTTTTCGTAGCCGGATTTATCGGTTCACCAGCAATGAACTTCTTTAATGTAACTCTTAACAACGGTGTTATCTCAGACGGATTCGGCTTGAAATTGCGGATCCCTGAAGGCAAAAACAAAGTCTTAGTTGAAAAAGGCTACGAAGGAAAACAATTGACGTTCGGTATTCGTCCAGAAGATATCCACAGCGAACAAGTAGCAATCGATGCTTCACCTGAAGCAACAGTTTCAGCTGAAGTCGTGGTATCTGAATTATTAGGTGCTGAATCCATGCTGTATACCAAAACTGGTGATACAGAATTCATTTCAAAAGTTGATGCTCGGGACTTCCATAAACCAGGCGAAACCATTGAATTGGCATTCAACATCAACAAAGGTCACTTCTTCGACAAAGAAACAGAAGAAGTTATCACGCTTCCTTAA
- a CDS encoding formate/nitrite transporter family protein, with protein MHTPEEIMNLSIQYGEKKIKKPLLAKLILGFIGGAMISLGYLAYIRVSASIPENMASLTSLVGASVFPIGLLVILLGGGELITGNMMAVAIAFMDKKIRFSELIKNWAIITVANIVGAIFVAYFFGYLVGLTHSGPYLEQLIDIAHHKIEVSALQAIGSGIGCNWFVGLALWLSYGAKDAAGKVLTIWFPVMIFVAIGFQHSVANCFVIPAAIFEGQATWLEFIYNFVPVYIGNIIGGSIFVSAFYYLSYKHH; from the coding sequence ATGCACACACCAGAAGAAATTATGAATTTAAGCATCCAATATGGAGAGAAAAAAATCAAAAAACCTTTGCTAGCGAAATTGATTCTAGGTTTTATCGGCGGAGCGATGATTTCCCTAGGATATTTGGCGTATATACGGGTTTCGGCTTCCATTCCGGAAAATATGGCCAGCTTAACGAGTTTGGTGGGGGCTTCGGTTTTTCCGATCGGTTTATTGGTCATTTTATTAGGCGGCGGTGAACTTATTACCGGGAATATGATGGCAGTAGCGATCGCGTTCATGGACAAAAAGATCCGCTTTTCCGAGTTGATAAAAAATTGGGCGATTATTACAGTGGCGAATATTGTTGGCGCTATCTTTGTGGCGTATTTCTTTGGCTATTTGGTGGGATTGACTCATTCAGGACCTTATCTGGAACAGCTGATCGATATCGCCCACCACAAGATCGAAGTATCTGCTCTTCAAGCAATCGGATCAGGAATCGGCTGTAATTGGTTCGTAGGTCTGGCACTGTGGCTGTCTTACGGAGCCAAAGACGCAGCAGGGAAAGTATTGACCATTTGGTTTCCTGTAATGATCTTTGTTGCGATCGGATTCCAGCATAGCGTAGCGAATTGCTTTGTGATCCCGGCGGCCATTTTCGAAGGGCAAGCGACTTGGTTGGAATTTATTTATAATTTTGTCCCTGTTTATATCGGCAATATTATCGGCGGCTCGATTTTTGTTTCGGCATTCTATTATTTAAGTTATAAACATCATTAA
- a CDS encoding YbaK/EbsC family protein, whose translation MLATEKEAYDLLAHLKISYQRVDHPAITSVKNVPFELPGPQVKNLVLKAKKGKRVYLVILPDEKQANLALLAEELSEKRLSFLSEDELQKLLHVPAGTVTPLALPHDQDHQITVVIDESIDREDTVGFHPNINSTTLIMTFHDFEKILDHLGYTPLFIKV comes from the coding sequence ATGTTAGCGACAGAAAAAGAAGCCTATGATTTATTGGCTCATTTAAAGATTTCTTATCAACGAGTGGATCATCCGGCGATCACTTCAGTAAAAAATGTACCCTTTGAATTGCCTGGTCCTCAAGTCAAAAATCTAGTATTAAAAGCAAAAAAAGGCAAGCGTGTCTATCTCGTGATCCTTCCTGATGAAAAACAAGCAAATCTAGCGTTGTTAGCGGAAGAATTATCCGAAAAACGTTTATCTTTTCTTTCCGAAGATGAGTTGCAAAAGCTGCTGCATGTCCCTGCCGGAACAGTGACACCATTAGCCTTGCCTCATGATCAGGATCATCAGATCACCGTTGTCATTGATGAATCCATCGACCGCGAAGATACTGTAGGGTTTCATCCGAACATCAATTCCACGACGTTGATCATGACGTTTCATGACTTTGAAAAAATTTTGGATCATTTAGGGTACACACCGCTTTTTATCAAAGTTTGA
- a CDS encoding KUP/HAK/KT family potassium transporter, whose translation MTKQAKKWSFAGLLVAMGVVYGDIGTSPLYVMKAIVEENGGLKSINPDFILGAVSLIFWTLTLLTTVKYVMIALNADNHGEGGIFSLYTLIRKSGKYIIIPAMIGGAALLADGVLTPAVTVTTAVEGLRGIPIFFERFGMDQNVIVGITLVILLVLFAVQRFGTDNVGKAFGPVMFVWFTFLGIVGIMNFSHDLSVFRALNPWYAFRLLTSPENKLGLFILGNVFLATTGAEALYSDMGHVGKMNIRISWPYIKVCLMLNYLGQAAWLLQAYQDPEIQAIEQLNPFFRMLPDSWMIFGVGFATIAAIIASQALISGSFTLVSEAIKLKLLPRLKIIYPGKSIGQMYIPAVNMILWLACSVVVLTFRTSSHMEAAYGLSITVTMLMTTVLLYFYLVQTGRSRIFSLATTLFFGIIESVFFISSVTKFFRGGFVAVAIAAVILILMTIWERSNIIQERVSEEVDLKDYLPQLAQLRNDDSLPFYQTNVVFLVPKMEGDQIGRQFLYSILDKQPKRAKVYWFVNVEVTDEPYTQEFSVDTMGTDFVVKVKLYLGFRSKQEVNVYIRQIIHDLMKEGRLPKQPQKYSLTPNREVGDFQFILIQEELSNNIVLDHWERQIMQAKLFIKSHTISPKKWFGLEYSEVKYETVPLILGKTRKTRLKERR comes from the coding sequence ATGACCAAACAAGCGAAGAAATGGTCCTTTGCCGGACTTTTAGTAGCGATGGGTGTGGTTTATGGTGATATCGGAACCAGCCCCCTTTATGTTATGAAAGCTATTGTAGAGGAAAATGGCGGGCTAAAAAGTATCAACCCCGACTTTATTCTTGGCGCCGTTTCATTGATTTTCTGGACACTGACTTTATTGACGACCGTCAAATATGTCATGATTGCATTGAATGCTGATAACCATGGTGAGGGCGGCATTTTTTCTTTATACACATTGATCCGTAAAAGCGGGAAATATATTATCATCCCTGCCATGATCGGAGGGGCCGCGTTGTTGGCCGATGGTGTTCTTACTCCAGCCGTCACAGTAACGACTGCGGTTGAAGGTCTGCGAGGCATTCCGATTTTTTTTGAACGTTTTGGAATGGATCAAAATGTCATTGTAGGGATCACATTGGTCATCCTTTTGGTTTTATTCGCTGTACAGCGCTTTGGTACCGACAATGTGGGAAAAGCATTTGGACCGGTGATGTTTGTGTGGTTCACGTTTTTAGGGATTGTCGGCATCATGAATTTTAGTCACGACCTTTCTGTTTTTCGAGCATTGAATCCGTGGTATGCGTTTCGTTTATTAACTAGTCCTGAAAATAAACTAGGCTTGTTTATTTTAGGAAACGTCTTTCTAGCTACTACTGGTGCTGAAGCCCTTTACTCCGACATGGGGCACGTCGGTAAAATGAACATTCGGATCAGCTGGCCATATATCAAGGTCTGCTTGATGTTGAATTATTTAGGACAGGCGGCTTGGTTATTGCAAGCCTATCAAGATCCTGAGATCCAAGCCATCGAACAATTGAATCCATTTTTCAGAATGCTGCCAGACAGCTGGATGATTTTCGGTGTTGGTTTTGCTACCATCGCGGCGATCATCGCTTCGCAAGCTTTGATTTCCGGTTCATTCACTTTGGTTTCTGAAGCTATCAAATTAAAATTACTGCCTCGCTTAAAAATCATTTATCCCGGAAAATCTATCGGACAAATGTATATTCCGGCAGTCAATATGATTTTGTGGTTGGCTTGTTCAGTGGTCGTTTTGACTTTCCGTACTTCTTCCCATATGGAAGCGGCGTACGGACTATCCATTACTGTTACTATGCTGATGACTACGGTCCTGCTTTATTTCTATTTAGTTCAAACTGGACGTTCACGGATCTTTTCCTTAGCAACAACCCTGTTTTTTGGGATCATTGAATCAGTTTTCTTCATTTCCAGTGTCACGAAATTTTTCCGCGGTGGTTTCGTTGCTGTGGCTATCGCCGCTGTCATCTTGATTTTAATGACGATCTGGGAACGAAGCAATATCATCCAAGAAAGGGTCTCAGAAGAAGTCGATCTGAAAGATTATCTGCCGCAACTGGCGCAATTGCGAAACGATGACTCACTGCCTTTCTACCAAACAAATGTGGTATTTTTGGTTCCTAAAATGGAAGGCGACCAAATCGGACGGCAATTTCTTTACTCTATCCTAGACAAACAACCGAAACGCGCGAAGGTTTATTGGTTCGTCAATGTAGAAGTCACTGATGAGCCTTATACACAAGAATTTTCTGTTGATACGATGGGAACGGATTTTGTCGTTAAGGTCAAGCTTTATTTAGGCTTCCGCAGCAAACAAGAAGTCAATGTCTACATCCGACAGATCATCCACGATTTGATGAAAGAAGGGCGTCTGCCTAAACAGCCGCAAAAATATTCCTTGACTCCAAATCGTGAAGTTGGAGATTTTCAATTTATATTGATCCAAGAAGAATTATCCAACAATATCGTACTGGATCACTGGGAACGTCAGATCATGCAGGCGAAACTATTCATCAAGAGCCATACCATCAGTCCTAAGAAATGGTTTGGTCTGGAATACAGTGAAGTAAAATATGAAACTGTACCTCTTATCCTAGGAAAAACTCGCAAAACCCGTTTGAAAGAACGACGATAA
- a CDS encoding phosphoketolase family protein: protein MTTKYDSKEYLQKIDAWWRAANYISVGQLYLKDNPLLRRPIKKEDVKIHPIGHWGTIAGQNFIYAHLNRVINKYDLNMFYIEGPGHGGQVMVSNSYLDGSYSEIYPEITQDEAGLAKLFKRFSFPGGVASHAAPETPGSIHEGGELGYSISHGTGAILDNPDVIAAVVVGDGESETGPLATSWFSNTFINPVNDGAVLPILYLNGGKISNPTILARKSDSDLRKYFEGMGWEPIFVEGTDPEKVHPLMAEKMDRAIEKIKKIQEFARSGVAEEAKMPQWPVLIVRTPKGWTGPKEWDGEPIEGGFRAHQVPIPVDAEHMEHIDALTDWLKSYRPEELFTENGQLKPEIQELSPKGERRMSMNPITNGGLDPKPLKITDWKKHAIDTSTPGAVMAQDMIEFGKFAADLIEANPDNFRIFGPDEAKSNRLNKVFDVTNRQWLEVKNDAYDEWISPVGRVIDSQLSEHQAEGFLEGYVLTGRHGFFASYESFLRVVDSMITQHFKWMRKAKDQSWRKNYPSLNLIATSSVFQQDHNGYTHQDPGLLTHLAEKKPEFIREYLPADANSLMAVMAEALSSEEKINLIVSSKHPRPQFYSVEEAETLVSEGLKIIDWASTDNGGEPDIVIAAAGTEPNLESLAAVTLLHKQFPELKIRFINVVDILKLRHPSIDPRGLTDEEFDRYFTKDKPIIFAYHGYEGMIRDIFFKRHNHNLHIHGYRENGDITTPFDMRILSELDRFHLAQDAAAVVYGEKADEFVQKMTDTVNYHHDYIREIGADIDEVNDWKWAPLN from the coding sequence ATGACGACAAAGTATGATTCAAAAGAGTATTTGCAGAAAATCGATGCGTGGTGGCGAGCGGCTAATTATATTTCCGTTGGTCAATTGTACTTGAAAGACAATCCCTTGTTGCGGCGTCCCATTAAAAAAGAAGATGTGAAGATCCATCCGATCGGTCACTGGGGTACGATCGCAGGACAAAACTTTATTTACGCCCATTTGAATCGGGTCATCAATAAATATGATCTGAATATGTTTTACATTGAAGGTCCAGGACATGGTGGTCAAGTGATGGTTTCCAATTCTTATCTAGATGGAAGTTACAGCGAAATCTATCCTGAGATCACGCAAGATGAAGCGGGATTAGCTAAGCTATTCAAACGCTTTTCATTCCCAGGGGGAGTCGCTTCTCATGCGGCACCAGAAACACCTGGTTCGATCCATGAAGGTGGCGAATTAGGCTACTCTATCTCTCATGGAACTGGTGCGATTTTGGATAATCCTGATGTGATCGCAGCGGTAGTAGTCGGCGACGGCGAATCAGAAACAGGACCGTTAGCAACAAGCTGGTTCTCTAATACGTTTATCAACCCAGTCAATGACGGGGCTGTTTTGCCCATCTTATATCTTAACGGCGGGAAAATCTCCAATCCAACGATCTTGGCCCGCAAATCAGATAGCGATCTGCGTAAGTATTTTGAAGGAATGGGTTGGGAACCGATTTTTGTCGAAGGAACTGATCCCGAAAAAGTACATCCATTGATGGCGGAAAAAATGGATCGTGCCATCGAAAAAATCAAAAAAATCCAAGAATTCGCTCGTTCAGGTGTCGCCGAAGAAGCGAAAATGCCTCAATGGCCGGTCTTGATCGTCCGAACACCAAAAGGCTGGACAGGTCCGAAAGAATGGGACGGCGAACCGATCGAAGGGGGCTTCCGTGCCCATCAAGTACCGATCCCAGTCGATGCTGAACACATGGAGCACATTGACGCGTTAACAGATTGGTTGAAATCCTATCGTCCGGAAGAACTATTTACGGAAAATGGTCAATTGAAACCAGAGATCCAAGAATTGTCTCCTAAAGGCGAACGCCGGATGTCTATGAATCCGATCACTAACGGCGGTCTTGATCCAAAACCATTGAAGATTACAGACTGGAAAAAACATGCTATCGATACCTCGACGCCTGGAGCGGTCATGGCACAAGATATGATCGAATTCGGGAAATTCGCGGCTGACCTGATCGAAGCCAACCCAGATAATTTCCGAATCTTTGGACCGGACGAAGCGAAATCCAATCGCTTGAACAAAGTCTTTGATGTGACGAACCGTCAATGGTTGGAAGTGAAAAACGATGCCTATGATGAATGGATCTCGCCAGTTGGCCGGGTGATCGACTCACAATTGTCAGAACATCAAGCAGAAGGTTTCTTGGAAGGCTATGTTTTGACTGGCCGTCACGGTTTCTTTGCCAGTTATGAATCCTTTTTACGGGTCGTAGATTCCATGATCACACAACACTTCAAGTGGATGCGTAAAGCGAAAGATCAATCTTGGCGGAAAAACTATCCTTCATTGAATTTGATCGCTACTTCCAGTGTTTTCCAACAAGATCATAACGGCTATACCCATCAAGATCCTGGTTTGTTGACACATTTAGCTGAGAAAAAACCGGAATTTATTCGGGAATATCTGCCAGCTGATGCTAACAGCTTGATGGCAGTCATGGCAGAAGCGCTGAGTTCGGAAGAAAAAATCAACTTGATCGTATCTTCTAAACATCCGCGTCCACAATTTTATTCAGTGGAAGAAGCAGAGACATTGGTTAGTGAAGGCTTGAAAATCATCGATTGGGCTTCAACTGATAATGGAGGAGAACCGGATATCGTTATAGCGGCCGCTGGAACGGAACCAAATTTGGAAAGTTTGGCAGCTGTCACATTGCTTCATAAGCAATTCCCAGAATTGAAGATCCGTTTTATCAATGTAGTGGATATTTTGAAACTGCGTCATCCATCTATCGATCCGCGAGGACTGACTGATGAAGAATTCGATCGCTATTTTACAAAAGATAAACCGATTATTTTTGCTTATCATGGCTATGAAGGAATGATTCGTGACATCTTCTTTAAACGTCATAATCATAATCTCCATATCCACGGCTATCGCGAAAACGGCGATATCACTACACCATTTGATATGCGGATCCTGTCTGAATTGGATCGCTTCCACTTAGCACAAGACGCCGCAGCTGTTGTATATGGTGAAAAAGCGGATGAATTTGTCCAAAAAATGACGGATACAGTGAATTACCATCACGATTATATTCGGGAAATCGGTGCTGATATCGACGAAGTCAATGATTGGAAATGGGCACCGTTGAACTGA
- a CDS encoding DUF1033 family protein, producing MYQVIMMYGDNEPWWFFEEWQNDIVREATFETFEEARIFFENEWYLQRNKFNHLNGRQNYLFAFWNDGDERWCEECDDYLQQYTGLALLKDYQPVTNESGKEFYETINSSGKTKRCQRPKQSIGS from the coding sequence ATGTACCAAGTTATTATGATGTATGGGGACAATGAACCATGGTGGTTTTTTGAAGAATGGCAAAATGATATCGTACGAGAAGCAACCTTCGAAACATTTGAAGAAGCGCGTATTTTTTTTGAAAATGAATGGTACCTTCAAAGAAACAAGTTCAATCATTTGAATGGTAGACAGAATTATCTTTTTGCTTTTTGGAATGATGGGGACGAACGCTGGTGTGAAGAATGCGATGATTATTTGCAGCAATACACCGGTCTGGCTCTTTTAAAAGACTACCAGCCAGTTACAAACGAGAGCGGAAAGGAATTTTATGAAACAATTAATTCTAGCGGAAAAACCAAGCGTTGCCAAAGACCTAAGCAAAGTATTGGGAGCTAA
- a CDS encoding DNA topoisomerase III, with protein sequence MKQLILAEKPSVAKDLSKVLGANQKHKNYYEGPNVIVTWALGHLLGLKMPEDLNKDWQTWQMETLPMIPKQLGIKALPKTGHQLKAIKQLAQRKDVSEAVIATDAGREGELVARWILEWVRFDKPVKRLWISSQTDKAIKEGFRKLAPAKNYDSLYQSAIARAKADWLVGLNVTRALTVKYQDNLSAGRVQTPTLALVREQEKQIESFRPQSYYVIELAVGDEKAKLVQKNPYQLKEHQDAQKLVDEMSRQNGRVVSIEEKIKTEAAPLPYDLTEIQREANQRYGYSAKKTLSLVQSLYEIHKIVTYPRTDSKYLTNDMKDTMKERLQAVSDFAPEVKQYLKTGKVVQQKVFNDSKVSDHHALLPTEQKPRYEKLSTDEQRIYNMIVRRFLMLFAPVHKRSQQKITVTFEKETFIFTNHTVLEAGWKEAEAATEHSVVWQEGQRIKPNFSIKKELTTPPRPLNEGTLLGKMEKANLGTPATRAEIIEKLIKSELMERANSNLAVTPKGKQLLSLVNPSLVTPELTAKWEKELEMIAKGSYSSQKFLQQIETDTKRLVSEIKQSESKYQDFSLTQKKCPECGSFLKEKNTRDGKIYVCSNTECSYRRRKEPKLSNHRCPQCHKKMEIIEGKNGAFFKCKFCSITEKIPDKKERNKKLSKHEERRLLKKINQQAEPEESPLAAALKAAMEKQ encoded by the coding sequence ATGAAACAATTAATTCTAGCGGAAAAACCAAGCGTTGCCAAAGACCTAAGCAAAGTATTGGGAGCTAATCAAAAACACAAAAATTATTATGAAGGACCCAATGTTATCGTGACATGGGCCCTTGGTCATTTATTGGGCTTGAAAATGCCGGAAGATCTTAACAAAGACTGGCAGACTTGGCAAATGGAGACACTGCCGATGATCCCGAAACAATTGGGGATCAAAGCATTGCCGAAGACCGGTCACCAATTAAAAGCCATCAAACAGCTAGCACAACGAAAAGACGTATCCGAAGCGGTGATCGCAACGGATGCCGGAAGAGAAGGAGAACTGGTTGCTCGCTGGATCTTAGAATGGGTCCGTTTTGACAAACCAGTCAAACGGCTATGGATCTCTTCTCAAACCGATAAAGCCATCAAAGAAGGTTTTCGCAAATTAGCGCCTGCAAAAAATTATGATTCACTGTATCAGTCAGCGATCGCCCGTGCGAAAGCCGATTGGCTGGTAGGATTGAATGTCACCCGCGCATTGACGGTCAAGTACCAAGACAACTTGAGTGCTGGTCGGGTTCAGACGCCAACGCTGGCATTGGTACGGGAACAAGAAAAGCAGATCGAATCTTTCCGACCACAAAGTTATTATGTGATCGAATTAGCAGTCGGTGATGAAAAAGCGAAACTTGTGCAAAAAAATCCTTATCAATTAAAAGAACACCAAGACGCGCAAAAACTTGTAGATGAAATGAGTCGGCAAAACGGCCGCGTAGTTTCAATAGAAGAAAAAATCAAAACCGAAGCGGCACCGCTGCCTTATGATCTAACAGAGATTCAGCGGGAAGCCAACCAGCGTTATGGCTATTCAGCGAAAAAAACATTGTCTTTGGTACAAAGTCTTTATGAGATCCATAAGATCGTGACCTATCCGCGGACTGACAGCAAGTATCTGACGAATGATATGAAAGATACGATGAAAGAGAGGCTGCAGGCAGTCAGCGATTTTGCGCCGGAAGTTAAACAATATTTGAAAACCGGCAAAGTCGTACAACAAAAAGTGTTCAACGACAGCAAAGTTTCTGATCACCATGCTCTTTTACCGACAGAACAAAAGCCCCGCTATGAAAAATTGTCGACAGACGAACAGCGGATCTATAATATGATCGTCCGCCGTTTCTTGATGCTGTTTGCACCAGTCCATAAACGCAGTCAGCAAAAGATCACGGTGACATTTGAGAAGGAAACCTTTATCTTTACCAATCATACGGTGCTGGAAGCCGGTTGGAAAGAAGCGGAAGCTGCAACAGAACATTCTGTTGTTTGGCAGGAAGGTCAGCGAATCAAGCCGAACTTTTCTATCAAAAAAGAATTGACCACCCCGCCAAGACCGTTGAATGAAGGTACTCTTTTAGGGAAAATGGAAAAGGCCAATCTAGGTACGCCGGCGACCCGGGCGGAGATCATCGAAAAACTGATCAAATCAGAATTGATGGAACGGGCTAACAGCAATCTGGCGGTGACACCAAAAGGCAAACAATTATTGTCATTGGTCAATCCTTCTTTAGTAACCCCGGAACTGACCGCTAAATGGGAAAAAGAGCTGGAAATGATCGCCAAAGGCAGCTACTCCAGTCAAAAATTCCTACAGCAGATCGAAACAGATACCAAGCGTTTGGTGTCAGAGATCAAGCAAAGCGAAAGCAAATACCAAGATTTTTCTTTGACACAAAAGAAATGTCCGGAATGCGGTTCTTTCTTGAAAGAAAAGAATACCCGAGACGGCAAGATCTATGTCTGTTCCAATACAGAATGTAGCTACCGCCGCCGCAAAGAACCGAAGCTTTCCAATCATCGCTGTCCGCAATGTCATAAAAAGATGGAGATCATCGAAGGAAAGAACGGTGCTTTCTTTAAATGCAAATTCTGTTCCATCACTGAAAAGATCCCGGATAAAAAAGAACGCAATAAAAAACTCAGCAAACATGAAGAACGCCGTCTGCTGAAAAAAATCAACCAACAAGCCGAACCGGAAGAAAGTCCATTAGCCGCAGCATTGAAAGCCGCGATGGAAAAACAGTAG